A section of the Ovis canadensis isolate MfBH-ARS-UI-01 breed Bighorn chromosome 1, ARS-UI_OviCan_v2, whole genome shotgun sequence genome encodes:
- the LOC138437064 gene encoding olfactory receptor 9S13-like, protein MSPLRNGNLSLMPLQEFVLDGFRGGPQTQALLFALFLALYVVAVLGNLTMIVVITLDARLHSPVYFFLKNLSFVDLCYSSVIAPKALANFLSSSKVITFEGCATQFFFFSLLVTTEGFLLAVMAYDRFVAICSPLHYPITMRPSVCARLMLGCYSGGSFNSILQTSFTFSLPFCSSNHIDHFFCDVPPLLKLACADTTINELLLFGLCGLIIVGTILVIFISYGYITVTILRMRSGGGRHKLFSTCGSHMTAVSLLYGTVFVMYAQPGAVASMEQGKVVSVFYTLVIPMLNPLIYSLRNKNVKDALRRLGQKHTAT, encoded by the coding sequence ATGTCACCCCTCAGAAATGGAAACCTCTCACTGATGCCTCTGCAGGAGTTTGTGCTGGATGGATTTAGGGGTGGCCCACAGACCCAGGCCCTGCTCTTTGCTCTGTTCCTGGCCCTGTACGTGGTGGCCGTCCTGGGGAACCTCACCATGATTGTGGTCATCACGCTGGATGCCCGTCTGCACTCCCCAGTGTACTTCTTCCTCAAGAACCTCTCTTTTGTGGACCTGTGTTACTCGTCTGTCATCGCCCCCAAGGCCCTGGCCAACTTCCTGTCCTCCTCCAAGGTCATCACCTTTGAAGGATGTGCCACACAGTTCTTCTTCTTCTCCCTGCTGGTCACCACTGAGGGATTCCTCTTGGCCGTGATGGCCTATGATCGCTTCGTGGCCATCTGCAGCCCCCTGCACTACCCCATCACCATGCGTCCCTCCGTCTGTGCCCGCCTGATGCTGGGCTGCTACTCTGGGGGCTCCTTCAACTCCATCCTGCAGACCAGCTTCACATTCAGCCTCCCGTTCTGCAGCTCCAACCACATCGACCACTTCTTCTGTGATGTGCCGCCTCTGCTCAAGCTTGCCTGTGCTGACACTACCATCAATGAGCTGCTCTTGTTTGGCCTTTGTGGCCTCATCATCGTGGGCACCATACTTGTGATTTTCATCTCCTATGGCTACATCACAGTGACCATCCTGAGGATGCGCTCAGGAGGAGGGAGGCACAAGCTCTTCTCCACCTGTGGCTCCCACATGACAGCCGTGTCCCTCCTTTATGGGACTGTGTTTGTCATGTATGCCCAGCCAGGAGCTGTGGCGTCCATGGAGCAGGGCAAGGTGGTCTCCGTCTTCTACACCCTGGTCATCCCGATGCTCAACCCCCTCATCTACAGCCTGAGAAACAAGAACGTGAAGGATGCCCTGCGGAGACTGGGGCAGAAGCACACAGCCACGTGA